gttgaaatagtaccgTACggtccataaatagtaccaaaaaatacagtagaacctatgaatagtagtaaaaagcAACATGATTATTTTTCACACCTCcacaaattaagtttgaatCCAAGAGAAATTAAGTTGAactaaaactatttaaaaatgctaaaataaattaataaaaaaaccaaatcactacacgtaaaataaaaaacaaataaataataaataaataaagcaacgCAATATATGACGGAGTTAACGTTTCACACTCCCATAAATTAAGTTTGAATCCAAGTCTACTGTACTCTACTATTTAAGAATACTAgaatcaatcaataaaaaaccaaaattaagtGAAGAACTgcaaaatgaagaatttgacaTTTTCAGTGAGAAAAActatcttccttttattttttatttttttgtgtttctatttttctattaacaTAGTTCAATAATTACTTAAattctatgattttttaaaaatattttacataattcaATTTATCTTAgttattgatgtattttttgaTTTGGTGTTCTTAATTGATTGTGCAAATTATTTCCTCAATTttggcaatatcaaaatggCTAGATACAAGTAATTTATATGTAaacttttacatttacattTCAATACTATGGGGGTCAAAAACCACTTACATAAAAATGTTATTGAAGGATGCTCTATCGGGGGTGGTGTTGGTTGAcaatcacaatttatttatcaaaagaaaacatAAGAGGGATGACTCCACAATGGGAAACTCAAACATTTGATTTAACTAACACAACTTATATTCCAATTGAAACTTGCTCATTCCAATAGAGAAAACTATCCTTCTCATGGTACTCAACTATCATGGACTAGAATTTCTTTccactttttctattttctctctcttccttttttttttatcccccTTCTATATGCCAGTCTCCCTCCTTATATTGGCATATTTTCCGCCCTTATCCTCCCAGTTGTCCTATTCCCAGCTGGATTCTCAAggatatttttcctttctttattgGGTTCCCCCCTTCCTTATTCTAAAATGAGAATTTTGGGGGTGTTTCTACTGTTTAAGTTGTCTCATATGTATTTAATGCGGCAAAGGTTAGGTGGAGAACCTCTCATTAATGCAGAGGTAAAGATCTCCGCTATTCTTATATGTTTGGAGGGTTTCCCAAGGTTATTTCCGCCAATGGTGGGCACGCCATGGATTATCCATGTTTGGTTCCTCGAATAAGAGTTTGCTAGATGTAGAGTATCACCAATTTCGTGGGAATGATTATCCTCCCAGCTATCCTATTCCCAGCTAGATTCTCAGggatatttttcattttccttcctTATCCTGAAACAGGAATTTTGAGGGTGTTTCTACTGTTCAGGTTGTCTCATATATATTTGATGCTGTAGAGGTTAGGTGGAGGACCcctcattaatgtggaggtaaaGATTTCCGCTATCCTTATCTGTTTGGAGGGTTTCCCAAGGTTATTTCTGCCAATTGTGGGCACGCCATGGATTATCTGTGTTTGGTTCCTCAAATAAGAGTTTGCTAGATGTAGTGTATCGCCAATTTCGCGAGAACGATTATCCTCCCAGCGATTCGTAAGGATTCCCTTCTTAAATATATGGACCAGTTCCAATCCATTCCATGGGATCTTCTAGGCTATTGGGCCTTATCTCAAGTAGATGGGTTTGGCCCATTCCACTACATGGGGTCCTCTAGGTATTTGGGCTTTAGGCCTAGGTGAAAACTCTTCCATCCCCCCACaaatacaatttttgttttctctttatgtacttttatttatctatttttaaaatgattttgattGTGGTATCCTAGAAGGTTTagatacttatatatatatatatatatataaaaaattaaattacaattttactacTAAGagcttttagaaatttaaaacttgccataatttttaaaaatattttataatatattcttttgcaactaaaaaaaaaaatacataatatacattttccatgtaacttaatttttaaaaatatttttactattttattttttattagatttgattatatgatcaatttttttataaaaaaaaaaattatatataatttttttattaagccgtgcactagtaaataaataaaaagaagaaatcgAATTATTATAGTATTAAAAGGGTTGTGGAAGAAACCAAAATTCGCCACCTCAACTCAATTGATATGTTTTCTTGAAGCTCAAGTTGGAATCCACAAACAGCCTTTCACAAACTTGCGTTGCCGTTGCGTATAAAACATAAACAACACCAAATCTATTAGTCAAAAAGTCTCATCGCTATTTGCTCgtcctctttctttctcattaatTCTAttcgttctttcttttttctttttttcttttttaacaattggTGCTTggtgctggtttttttttttttttttttaattttattttattttattttatttttttatcacaaaacaaaaacaaattcgGGAATATGGCATTGGTAAGtcccttctttcttttaattcctCATTATTGAATTGATGTCATATGGAGATACATACATGGGGCTAATGCGTTCTttgtcacacacacacacacacacatatatatatatatatacacacacgtaCTCATTACTCAAATGCTAAATTTTGTTTACAACATTATTCTCTCTATTGGGGGGTGGTCTTATATATTTAGCTCAGAATCTGTAACGCATAAATACAAATTGGAATTATAAGTGTTGCAAAACAACTTTATATATTGGAAGGAGTTAGGAGAAGAAGCATTATTAAGGTTGTTTCAGTTTTGGAAATTCTTGACAATCATAGATAGTGTGCATATAATAAGTTGTCTTCCATAGTCCATGTATAAGTATAAGATAGCTGTCATGgccaaaacaaaaagattttcCAACTTGTCGTGATGATATTTGAGTCCATAATCCCATAGAAGATTTGAgctttgttgtgaaattatgttTTCTGTTCCCTCTTTGTCTTTGGAATGAATCTTCCTGTAGCAAAACTAAAGCCTGAAACAAGTCAACAAccccttctcttttttcttcttctaaattcCTGTTAGATTCATGCTATATAATTCCAGAaagttacttcttttttttttttagggaggTGGGGGGGAAGGTTATAGTTGCTTTTTGGTTTTGATCTTCATTTCAGCTATATGACACGTCTTTGAAAGATAAcaagtaataataatatctcATTACTTTCTGTCACATTATATAGGGTATGTTCATTTTGGCTgccttttaaaaataataataataataataataattccgTCTCCAAGAGTCATACATAACTTCAAGAAGTGTATATGAGATGTACCACGCTTGTTTATGGATTAAATGCTAAAATGAGATTAGGAAATATAGATTGCATTCATCATCATGTTAACAGGGATTAACagaaaaaaatgtgataaaatgaaacatttttttaaaagttgaaactttaaatgaaaaatacacACAAATTAAAGTTGGAGGTCTTTGGCTTGCTTTTCAGGAAGCTCCTCTAGCAGTAGGTGCTACTGTGGCAGCTGCAGCTTTAGGGGGTAGATACATGATTGTAGCATGGCAAGCATTCAAAACTTACCTTTCAGCTCCCCGTGTTCGAAGATTTTATCATGGTGGGTTTGAGCAGGTCATGACTAAACGAGAAGCAGCATTAATTCTTGGAGTCAGgtaataattttcatattttaagcCTCATCCACCCTACCCTATATTGATGAAAGAAAAGTACCCATTATATTTTGCACATCTTTGTAGCAGATTAGGAACCATTTGATTGTTCATTTCATTGGTTACAACTGGGGTATGTAATAGGTCCATAAATGATTCATAGTTCCGTTCCAGTTTTTCAAATATAATGTATTGGTTGGGCACTAGAtataaagtttctttttttctttttactttacaATAATGAAGTTGTTCTTTATTGATGTCCTATAAAaatctgtttcttttttgtgggtCCTGATCCTGAACTCATTTAGCTTTCAGGGAAAGCGCTGtgatggaaaagattaaggacGCTCATAGAAGAGTAATGGTGGCAAATCACCCGGACGCCGGTGGAAGCCATTATCTTGCATCCAAGATAAATGAAGCCAAGGATATCTTGACGGGTAAGACTAGGGGAGGAAGCTCAGCATTTTAGATGACACAACAGGCTAGGCCTGGCCACGCCACGGTACTAATGTATATTTGGAGGTTTCAATCATATGTgatatgggaaaagaaaaaaataaataaatgtgtattTGAGTTTTCTGTAATAGCTTTTCTCTATAATTTGTCATTCACTTGATTTTGTTGGAAACGGATCTATCAATAATAAAGTTTGGTTATAGGTAgccatatttttattttgtttacaaaaGGCACCCCCAAAGTGATGAAATTAGTTTTTATAAACATGGTCTAGTTATTAAACCTTGAAACCAGCCATATTTCGACCTTCGGTTCAaccttgaaagttgaaactatgAACCCCTCTATTTTCTGATATTTTTAGCAGTTTGATATTCAAAACCATGCCTCATTGTCTTTAGAGATTAAAAACTAATCTCCATCCGGAAGGAATGGTAAATCAAATCCCATGACAGACCCAGTGATTGTTTAACAAGATATCTATAGTATAGGGATTGAGATCAGGTGAAATTCCTttgaatggttgagattgataATTGCAAAAAGCAACTTTTAATCTCAACTAATGATtcaaaaaagtgaagaaaaaagttaaaagatgtaaaaaatgaaagttaaaagaggtgaaaagtgataaaaattTGTGAGTGAAAACGGTGAATTGCACCCAGTGTCATACCCTAAGTATTGCACCGGATCCTAATCCGTAGTATGGAAATGGTGGAGCCCAGAGTTCTGTCAGTGTCAGCTACTAACAGATTGtttcaattacaaattaaattctaGAAATGCAACTTTGAAGAACAAACTCTCCCAGTAAGTGCTGGTTAGGTCAGTAGGGTAGGTATTCTACCTCCCACCACGAAGGAATAAGCCCACGTAGCATGCTAGAGATGATTACAAAAGTACTCATTATAGTCATGTCTTGATTTCAAACGTTCTTTCATACTAGTTCTTAAGTGATGAATGCTTTGACAAAGCCTGTCTCGGGAGGAGATTTGTTAGCCTATATAAATTTCAATCTTGTAGGCCAAAAAGTGATCTAGTGTGCTAGGCTGCTAGCATTTAAACCAAACACCAATTTCGAAAACTCTGTTAGCTTCAAGTCTAATTAGGGAAAGAGGGAGGAAAAAAGAGGGAGATAAGATACATAATAGCAATACAAGGTAAAACTAACTTTCCAATTCCACATGAAAAAGTAGTTTGTTTTCTCTCAAACAATAACAAACGAAATGATTGTACTTCTTAGGAAATGAAGGGGGAGAAAAATTGAAGCAGGCTCTAGCTGTTCTgatatttttatccaaaaccaaatcaaagtAATCTAAACTCCAAGGAAAatgcaaataaaaaagaaggaaaaaacaatCGCAACAAAAAGATCGCACACGTATTTCTCACACAGGTAAAACCCATAGAATGCTACACATTAATATAGACACTTCTCTGCCACGAGGATGGTTACAGAGAATCTGGGTAGAATCAGGGTACAAATCCGATATCTTTGAAGTATTCATGCTCAAGAGCACTCCTGGCTGTAATTCTTCTGCTGGGGTCATAGCAGAGCATTTTCTGGAACATGATACAAAATGCATAAACAGTAGGAAAACATAGTTGCCAACATGTATAGCATTTTATCCATTTGTGATGATCTAGAATAGTTATGTGCTCTAGCCCATGAAAAGCTTCTAACTTCTAGATGTCAAAAGCCGATAACGTGAGAAAGCATGTCCTCAAGCAGATGAATTTGGGTTCATATTTGAGTTAAACAGGAAAATAAGCTTATTGCTAGTATAAACATTGCAATATCAGGCGGCTAAAACCATGAGCTAAGAACCTGTTTTCAGGCCAACATAGAAGAGCTATGACTTcttcataatttttcttttcttttcatgttttgtGCATTAccagaaatatatattttatatatcaaaGTGTTTTCAAGTAGTTGaccatttttctttcctttttcccccTAACTTGCAAAAgcttgagttaaaaaaaaaaaaaaaaaaaaaacccttaactAACCAAGAAGCTGATATCAGTTTCTCCCCTCATGAGGGAGACAACTATAATAAATACATCAAATGCAAACTTACTGAAAGAAGATCAATTCCAGCTGAATCAAGACTTGGAACCACAGCTGCCAGATCCTGGTTGTAGGGCACGCAAATTTTCAATAAGATATACCCTCAGGACttgataattgattttttttttaattagtcatGGTAATGGAAGTTTATGGAACAAAATAACACATAAAGTTAAGTTACCTTAGAAGGCCATTTGGGAAAGGCAGATTTATAATCAGGCAAAGAAGTCACACCAGGCCACGTATCTTCATTTGGAGTACCCAAGAcccttcatttaaaaaattaaaaatataaaaacaaaagaaagacagaaacaaaaaaaagatagatAGACAGAGAGACAGACAGAGAGACAcgtaaatataataatatacatGCATCTTTAGAAGAAAAGTCATGTAGCAACttctttgaagatttttttttatttgtttaactACTTGACAAGAAGTCCTGTCATTtttttgaacccacaacctcaccctctgTCCCACTATTTTGGGAAGGAGGAAATAAGGAAGTACCAgttgagctatagctcattggTTATTTACTCCCAAATGTTCTAATTGAATAAAtcatcaatttgaaaaatacttCTACCATTCTTTCATTGGGCATATATATATGAGcgacaatatatatattgattgctAAGTTTACACACGCACCTAGTGAATTTATGAACCCATGACCTTAACCTCCACTATTTTCTTCTTAGGgaggaggtgccatttgagGTAGAACTCATTGGTGAGAGAGAGACCTTATATTTAATGGCTCAAACCTTACTGTGCACATCCAATGATTGTCAAACATATGATTTCTTCAATTATTCAAGGTCAACTAATTATATATGCAATTAGCATCTAGAATGTAACGCATCAGATTAGATTTGATTTTCATCAAAAACCAAATGCAAAAATGTAGCAGAGTGCCATAATAAATAAACCCATAATCCAGTCCAGTAAATTTGAGGCCACATTATCCAGCCACACAGTGATCTATTCAGGTATATGAATAATCTATTTACATGCATAGCAAAATACTTATTTATAGCACATTCAGAGTCACCCTTCCAATCATATGGCTGCCAACTTAATTATCCAAGAAGTTTATAATGGAAAATGTGCCAGGGAAGCTATTCacctgaaaattttaaacagcTCATCAATCTCAGAGTCCCCAGGAAATAATGGCCGTTGGTTAACCATCTCAGCAAATATACAACCTACCGACCACACATCAACAGGGGTAGAGTAATGGCGGGATCCAAGCAATATTTCTGGAGCTCTGTACCACAGTGTCACCACCTAAATGGAGCCACAAAGAATCATCATCCAGGTATGATAATAATTGAtggattgaaatttttatttattacttaaatttcttattaagTGATAGCAGTGGTATTAGAAACACTGCTATGGCGGTATATCATTTTGTCATTGAAACCCAATAAGATACAATTATGTAAAGGGGAAAGtccaaataaaaatacaaatttatccTCGTGACAAATTAAACCCCACATTTTCATTATTGTGTCAATTACTTGAAAATTATGAAACTCTTGAGACCATAGGTGAGGTGTTGTGCACAATATTGAAAGTACGTTTTTCCATTAAGGGCTGTTAGTGGCTTTTTGACAAAGCGAGAATAAGAATTTTTCATTGATTAGTTCCAATAAACGCCTTCAGTAGTTCTACTAGAGCAATGAGCCATGAACAACAaagtccaacaacaaaaaatggtaGAATATGCACCTCCATAGCATGAATTACGATTTTTTGCAGGTCttgtgaaagaagaaaaaactcaGATCTGGCAGCTAACCAAATGCCCCACATGACAACAGGCATTA
The Quercus lobata isolate SW786 chromosome 10, ValleyOak3.0 Primary Assembly, whole genome shotgun sequence DNA segment above includes these coding regions:
- the LOC115962495 gene encoding mitochondrial import inner membrane translocase subunit TIM14-3-like; its protein translation is MALEAPLAVGATVAAAALGGRYMIVAWQAFKTYLSAPRVRRFYHGGFEQVMTKREAALILGVRESAVMEKIKDAHRRVMVANHPDAGGSHYLASKINEAKDILTGKTRGGSSAF